A window from Primulina eburnea isolate SZY01 chromosome 2, ASM2296580v1, whole genome shotgun sequence encodes these proteins:
- the LOC140823834 gene encoding aspartate--tRNA ligase, chloroplastic/mitochondrial-like produces MSLLLLRSLPAGAFRARRSPSSHLPFILAFGRIKSNPIASLQRRAIFSISASATSASETISISAHKHPPPPSSDANTAALEWVNRTAFCGELSEPDVGKRVRLCGWVALHRVHGALTFVTLRDHTGTVQVTTLPDEFPEAHSLMNGLRLEYVIAVEGFVRPRPVESINRNMKTGSIEVAAEHVHVLNAVSFKLPFLVTTAEETKDSIKEEIRLSAMLSLWIGTMWIGISWILGFLGFCSVEKRVW; encoded by the exons ATGTCCCTCCTCCTCCTCCGCTCCCTTCCCGCCGGCGCTTTTCGCGCTAGGCGCTCGCCGTCGTCACATCTGCCTTTCATTCTCGCCTTCGGCAGAATTAAATCGAATCCAATTGCTTCACTTCAGAGACGCGCGATCTTCTCAATTTCCGCTTCCGCCACTTCGGCTTCCGAAACCATCAGTATCTCTGCTCACAAACATCCGCCACCGCCCTCGTCCGACGCAAATACAGCCGCACTTGAATGGGTCAATCGAACCGCTTTTTGTGGCGAATTGTCCGAACCCGACGTCGGTAAACGGGTCCGACTTTGTGGGTGGGTGGCCCTCCATCGTGTTCACGGCGCTCTCACATTTGTCACTCTTCGTGACCATACCGGAACTGTTCAG GTAACGACGCTCCCAGATGAGTTTCCCGAGGCCCATTCACTTATGAATGGGTTGAGACTTGAGTATGTAATAGCCGTGGAGGGTTTTGTTCGGCCTAGACCAGTTGAGTCGATCAACAGGAACATGAAGACTGGATCCATAGAG GTAGCTGCAGAACACGTCCATGTGTTGAATGCAGTAAGTTTTAAGTTACCTTTCTTGGTGACCACTGCAGAGGAAACAAAAGATTCCATTAAAGAGGAAATTAGACTGAG TGCTATGCTGTCCCTGTGGATTGGGACAATGTGGATTGGGATTTCTTGGATTTTGGGATTTCTTGGATTTTGTTCTGTTGAAAAAAGGGTTTGGTAG